The Bradyrhizobium ottawaense genome window below encodes:
- a CDS encoding thiamine pyrophosphate-binding protein: protein MNGASALVSMLSGYGVEVIFGVPGDTNVAFYEALRTTRDAPRHILCRDERSAVFMADCYARLSGKPGVAEVPSGAGALYGLPGVAEANKSSVPLVLLVNDIPQPGVGRGTLTELPVEELFKPVSKRAETLGHVGKLPELVRRAFREATGGRPGAVVLALPEDVLYQELPQATVSLHVEPQCRAAPSYRSRPPDGDLDAAIKAILAAERPLIVAGGGANRSGAAAAITAFGERLGIPVVTTITGQGVIRDDHKLGIGIIGDNGFHPHAVWALGRADLVIYVGCRMGSVATMNWQWPVPNGETRIVQIDLEPEVIGNTYAIDHPLVGDARAVIDALLAKIPMDHAPTTARWVGDINHRRAEFWDVMAPHLESDAIPLRPERVIETLNRCMPVPCNVVSDAGTPTPYATRFLRLRDPQSRLVIPRFYGGLGYAIPAVIGAYFAAPHLRPVGLFGDGSLGMSAGELETLSRLQIPAVLVHFNNACFGWIKALQRVVDRDHARKASGAGRPAPVNDPTFSVDFGRYDMSKLAAVYGIRSFRVETPVQLETALREAFALSEPVFVDVAVESIADRLPPVFSWLKKVGADPAAIGVQAAL, encoded by the coding sequence ATGAATGGTGCGTCCGCTCTCGTGAGCATGCTGTCCGGATACGGTGTCGAGGTCATTTTTGGCGTCCCCGGCGATACGAACGTCGCCTTCTACGAGGCTTTGAGAACGACGAGGGATGCGCCGCGTCATATCCTGTGCCGCGACGAGCGCTCTGCGGTGTTCATGGCGGACTGCTATGCGCGCCTGTCCGGAAAGCCCGGTGTGGCAGAGGTGCCGAGCGGCGCGGGCGCGCTCTACGGTCTGCCGGGCGTGGCCGAAGCGAACAAGTCGTCGGTGCCGCTGGTCCTCCTCGTGAACGATATTCCCCAGCCCGGCGTCGGCCGCGGCACCCTCACCGAGCTGCCCGTCGAGGAGCTGTTCAAGCCGGTCAGCAAGCGCGCAGAGACGCTCGGTCATGTCGGAAAATTGCCCGAGCTCGTGCGCCGCGCCTTCCGCGAGGCGACCGGCGGCCGTCCGGGCGCCGTTGTCCTCGCGCTGCCTGAGGACGTTCTCTATCAGGAGCTTCCGCAGGCTACCGTTTCATTGCACGTCGAGCCGCAGTGCCGAGCGGCGCCGTCATACCGAAGCAGGCCGCCCGATGGCGATCTCGATGCCGCAATCAAGGCCATTCTTGCAGCCGAGCGTCCGCTGATCGTCGCCGGCGGTGGCGCCAATCGATCCGGCGCGGCGGCTGCCATCACGGCGTTTGGCGAACGGCTCGGCATTCCCGTCGTCACCACGATCACCGGGCAGGGCGTCATTCGCGATGACCACAAGCTCGGCATTGGCATCATCGGCGACAACGGCTTCCATCCGCATGCAGTGTGGGCGCTCGGACGTGCCGACCTCGTGATCTATGTCGGCTGCCGCATGGGCTCGGTCGCCACCATGAACTGGCAATGGCCGGTGCCGAATGGCGAGACACGGATCGTCCAGATCGATCTCGAGCCGGAAGTCATCGGCAATACTTACGCGATCGACCATCCGCTCGTCGGCGACGCGCGTGCCGTGATCGATGCCCTGCTTGCCAAAATACCCATGGATCATGCGCCCACCACGGCGCGATGGGTCGGCGACATCAACCACCGCCGCGCGGAGTTCTGGGACGTGATGGCGCCGCATCTCGAGAGCGACGCGATTCCCCTGCGTCCCGAGCGGGTCATCGAGACCCTCAACCGTTGCATGCCCGTGCCCTGCAACGTGGTGTCGGATGCCGGCACGCCGACACCCTACGCGACGCGCTTCCTGCGCCTGCGCGATCCACAGTCCAGGCTCGTGATTCCCCGCTTCTACGGCGGGCTCGGCTATGCCATCCCCGCCGTCATCGGGGCCTATTTCGCAGCGCCGCATCTGAGGCCCGTTGGCTTGTTCGGCGACGGTTCGCTCGGCATGTCGGCGGGTGAACTGGAGACGCTGTCGCGGCTCCAGATCCCGGCGGTGCTGGTTCATTTCAACAACGCATGTTTCGGCTGGATCAAGGCGCTCCAGCGGGTCGTCGACCGTGACCACGCCCGCAAGGCCTCCGGAGCCGGAAGGCCAGCACCGGTCAACGACCCGACATTCAGCGTCGATTTCGGCCGTTACGACATGAGCAAGCTCGCCGCCGTCTACGGGATACGAAGCTTCCGCGTCGAGACGCCGGTGCAACTGGAGACGGCCTTGCGTGAGGCTTTCGCGCTTAGCGAGCCGGTTTTCGTCGACGTCGCGGTCGAATCCATCGCCGATCGCCTGCCGCCGGTGTTCTCGTGGCTGAAGAAGGTGGGCGCCGACCCGGCGGCGATTGGCGTCCAGGCTGCTCTCTAG
- a CDS encoding Lrp/AsnC family transcriptional regulator: MARPADARKDQDLLNILIANARTSISDIAKALGVSRATAQGRMARLEKEGMIAGYTAVLGKQDHVTAISAIILIELEVKQQGNVIAALRKKAEVVHCYTLSGPFDLFVKINCATSTHLDEIIDWIAEMEGVRRTTSSILLARKFER, from the coding sequence ATGGCGCGTCCGGCGGATGCCAGGAAAGACCAGGATCTTCTCAACATCCTGATCGCAAATGCGCGGACGTCGATTTCCGACATCGCCAAGGCACTGGGCGTGTCCCGCGCGACTGCGCAGGGGCGAATGGCGAGACTGGAAAAGGAGGGAATGATCGCCGGCTACACGGCGGTTCTCGGTAAGCAGGATCATGTCACGGCGATCTCGGCGATCATCCTGATCGAGCTGGAAGTCAAGCAGCAAGGCAACGTCATTGCCGCCCTGCGCAAAAAGGCCGAAGTCGTTCACTGCTACACGCTGAGCGGTCCGTTCGATCTCTTCGTGAAGATCAATTGCGCGACGTCAACACATCTCGACGAGATCATCGACTGGATCGCCGAGATGGAAGGTGTTCGCCGGACAACGTCGTCGATTCTTCTCGCCAGAAAATTCGAAAGATGA
- a CDS encoding LysR family transcriptional regulator, translating into MNPQTPRRFLPSTAVLAAFEATARTGSMTLAARELRLTQSAVSRQMKILEEQLEVELFIRERQTVRLTSVGESYAREIRDALHKISTASFNLHANPSGGTLNLAILPTFGTRWLAPRLPRFLAANSGITINLTTRLSYFDFRSESLDAAIHFGQPEWPGAEMALLRSEQVVPACSPGLKRQYGFRVAGDLRKAPLLSISTRFHAWDRWFSVHDVPARTAQGMVFDQFATAAQAAIAGLGVALLPTFLIQDELASRKLVRAINLPMESPERYYLVWPSERAKYPPLAAFREWLVAETAPDRSS; encoded by the coding sequence ATGAATCCGCAAACACCTCGTCGCTTTCTTCCCTCAACCGCCGTCCTGGCGGCGTTCGAAGCCACTGCGCGGACCGGCAGCATGACGCTCGCTGCGCGCGAGCTTCGACTGACCCAAAGCGCCGTTAGCAGACAGATGAAGATCCTGGAAGAACAGCTCGAGGTCGAACTCTTCATCCGCGAGCGTCAGACCGTTCGACTGACCTCTGTCGGCGAGTCCTACGCGCGCGAAATTCGTGATGCGCTCCACAAGATCAGCACCGCCTCCTTCAATCTCCATGCAAACCCGAGCGGAGGGACTCTCAATCTCGCTATCCTGCCGACATTCGGCACCCGCTGGCTCGCACCGCGCCTGCCCAGGTTTCTGGCTGCCAATTCCGGGATCACGATCAATCTCACGACCCGCTTGTCCTATTTCGATTTCCGGTCCGAATCCCTGGACGCGGCGATTCACTTCGGTCAACCGGAGTGGCCCGGTGCCGAGATGGCGCTGCTGCGATCCGAACAAGTCGTCCCTGCGTGCAGTCCTGGGTTGAAGAGACAATATGGCTTCCGAGTTGCAGGCGATCTCCGGAAGGCCCCGCTGCTGAGCATCTCAACCCGCTTTCACGCGTGGGACCGGTGGTTTTCCGTTCACGATGTGCCAGCCAGGACGGCTCAGGGTATGGTGTTCGACCAGTTCGCGACCGCAGCCCAAGCGGCGATCGCCGGCCTCGGCGTGGCGCTTCTGCCGACCTTCCTCATCCAGGATGAACTCGCGAGCCGCAAGCTGGTTCGCGCCATCAACCTGCCCATGGAAAGTCCCGAGCGCTATTATCTGGTTTGGCCCTCCGAACGGGCTAAGTACCCGCCACTCGCGGCTTTCCGGGAGTGGCTGGTCGCGGAGACTGCGCCGGACCGTTCATCATGA